From the Bdellovibrio reynosensis genome, one window contains:
- a CDS encoding Crp/Fnr family transcriptional regulator — protein sequence MLNTKLLGKKFADHQLRKLDDGEILFREGDTSREMYVIQSGRIEVFKKVEGSTIVLDCIERGGIVGEMSMLESLPRSASARAIGKTTLVALDTGSFLLKIRRDPTFAFELMKQLSGRIRMTNEKLIILVNNEQVTKAKLKEVVENNL from the coding sequence ATGCTGAATACAAAATTGCTCGGTAAAAAATTTGCGGATCACCAATTACGAAAACTCGATGATGGCGAAATTCTGTTTCGCGAAGGTGACACCAGTCGTGAAATGTATGTCATTCAATCCGGACGCATTGAGGTTTTCAAGAAAGTTGAAGGCAGTACCATCGTGCTTGATTGTATTGAACGCGGTGGCATCGTTGGTGAGATGTCGATGCTTGAATCCCTGCCCCGCTCGGCTTCAGCTAGAGCTATTGGCAAAACCACACTGGTCGCCTTAGACACGGGAAGCTTTCTATTAAAAATTCGTAGAGATCCCACTTTTGCTTTTGAATTGATGAAGCAATTAAGCGGTCGTATTCGTATGACGAATGAAAAATTAATTATCCTGGTGAACAATGAACAAGTGACGAAGGCTAAGCTTAAGGAAGTGGTAGAAAACAATCTATGA
- a CDS encoding UDP-2,3-diacylglucosamine diphosphatase gives MMIDISTRKMVVISDLHLGNPFSSAKKSVIDFLYWAADNNYDVCVNGDGLEIAQVSFTRLAEDVPEVFRAVKAVSKAGNRVYYVVGNHDIVLENFLEDWGSIILAPFLNVKCGDKRIRIEHGHLYDPFFVKYPRLYEFLTWLGGFPLMVSPRVYRIWIKFEELKSKFRNSLRTSGEVPTLPGEPPDFVVAAEEICARGFDSVIFGHTHHAGRLTLPSGEYLNSGSWLIEPHFIEINPEQVQIRTHLTEVRK, from the coding sequence ATGATGATTGATATTTCAACTCGCAAAATGGTGGTGATTTCAGATCTTCACCTCGGCAATCCCTTTTCTAGCGCCAAAAAAAGCGTTATCGATTTTTTATATTGGGCCGCTGATAATAACTATGACGTCTGCGTGAATGGGGACGGCCTTGAAATCGCCCAAGTTTCTTTTACCCGACTTGCAGAAGATGTCCCTGAAGTGTTTCGCGCCGTGAAAGCTGTTTCCAAAGCAGGAAACCGCGTTTATTATGTCGTCGGAAACCATGACATTGTTTTAGAAAATTTCTTAGAAGACTGGGGCTCGATCATTCTTGCTCCATTTTTAAATGTAAAATGTGGCGACAAAAGAATTCGTATCGAACATGGGCATCTTTATGACCCCTTCTTTGTTAAGTATCCCCGACTTTATGAATTTCTAACTTGGCTAGGCGGGTTTCCATTGATGGTCAGCCCCAGGGTTTATCGAATTTGGATTAAATTTGAAGAGCTAAAATCAAAGTTCCGCAATTCATTGCGAACCTCGGGCGAAGTACCGACTTTACCAGGGGAACCGCCGGATTTTGTGGTAGCCGCTGAAGAAATTTGTGCCCGCGGTTTTGATTCAGTCATCTTTGGGCATACCCATCATGCTGGTCGTTTGACCCTACCAAGTGGCGAGTATTTAAATAGCGGGTCTTGGCTGATTGAACCCCACTTTATTGAGATCAATCCCGAACAGGTGCAAATCAGAACGCATCTCACAGAAGTTCGTAAATAA
- a CDS encoding nuclear transport factor 2 family protein, producing MEKETMEVGKKLVDFCKRGENMKAVESLYDSNIESIEAEEMPNYPAQMRGIENIKRKNKDWAENNVVHAVEVEGPFPAGDRFAVLYKFDATNKKSNQKMHFEEVALYSVKDGKIVKEEFFYSM from the coding sequence ATGGAAAAAGAAACCATGGAGGTTGGTAAGAAGCTTGTCGACTTCTGTAAGCGTGGCGAAAACATGAAGGCCGTAGAAAGTCTTTATGATTCAAACATTGAAAGTATTGAAGCCGAAGAAATGCCAAATTATCCAGCGCAGATGAGAGGCATTGAGAACATCAAAAGAAAAAATAAAGACTGGGCTGAAAACAATGTCGTGCACGCGGTTGAAGTAGAAGGACCATTCCCAGCAGGGGACCGCTTTGCTGTTTTGTATAAATTTGATGCCACTAACAAAAAATCCAATCAAAAGATGCACTTTGAGGAAGTGGCTTTATACTCTGTTAAAGACGGCAAAATTGTGAAAGAGGAATTTTTCTATTCGATGTAA
- a CDS encoding YybH family protein, producing the protein MEPQTNAQVNKNRSSASAEAEVRALMDQWADGIRSRDIEKILSCYAPDVVAFDLMPPMKIEGAQEYRKNWEMFEQYTQGAVQYEFVYQKTFVSEDLAIFFAVTHMNFADDKGQTMNVFARYTAGLKKQNGKWMIIHENNSVPVDMETDKAMFDLNPEKNPRH; encoded by the coding sequence TTGGAACCACAAACCAATGCCCAAGTAAATAAAAATAGATCAAGTGCTTCTGCGGAAGCTGAAGTGCGTGCCCTGATGGATCAATGGGCCGACGGCATTCGTTCACGAGATATCGAGAAAATTCTATCCTGTTACGCTCCCGATGTGGTTGCATTTGATCTTATGCCACCAATGAAAATCGAAGGGGCCCAAGAGTATCGCAAGAACTGGGAAATGTTTGAACAATACACCCAAGGCGCGGTTCAGTATGAATTTGTCTACCAAAAAACTTTTGTCAGCGAGGACTTGGCGATATTTTTTGCTGTCACGCACATGAATTTTGCAGATGACAAAGGACAGACCATGAATGTCTTTGCTCGCTATACAGCAGGCTTAAAAAAACAAAACGGGAAGTGGATGATCATCCACGAAAACAACTCTGTCCCTGTGGATATGGAAACCGACAAAGCGATGTTTGATCTTAATCCCGAAAAGAATCCAAGACATTGA
- a CDS encoding carboxylesterase/lipase family protein: MRLTSLMVSVILSLVFLTAHGLENPQVKVQDGWVEGLQLKNTEAFLGIPYAAPPVGNLRWKAPRAVKSWSGVLKAQELAIACPQKGNFFSRVPASEFDKPVGKEDCLYLNVWKPRKVQEKLPVVVWIHGGSNLKGTASDPIYDGAYLSEKSKIVFVSMNYRLGMLGAMASPLINSGDKLDQSGNYVTLDLIQVLSWVKDNIQAFGGDSNNVTIMGQSAGCMNVWGLLQTPLSKNLFHKAICSSGLPNSYPRKIAECRADDFLKNLIVNAGLANNNDDAQDFIKSKSEKYLREFLYSRSTEEIIKAQDFTIPIQHIHDGTVFPHGLEGAALGDFQQVPLIMGLTRDEGTYMVGSSFLKPTQQELWQWIQKTPKGLEIDDLLSVHPLKFKAMTKSSSLALENTLFKLYLGAKVYTPTYRYTFAWDETPYPWNEVFGAVHGLDVAFFLGNFDTHNENFLRFAWSDENKKSREELRDKMISHFTSFFWTDDPQWKGSIKFE, encoded by the coding sequence ATGCGACTTACTTCATTAATGGTTTCAGTAATTCTAAGTCTTGTCTTTCTTACAGCCCACGGATTAGAAAATCCACAAGTCAAAGTTCAAGACGGATGGGTTGAAGGACTTCAACTAAAAAACACCGAAGCTTTTTTAGGCATTCCCTATGCGGCGCCGCCAGTAGGGAATTTACGTTGGAAAGCTCCGCGCGCGGTAAAGTCTTGGTCAGGAGTTTTGAAAGCCCAAGAACTTGCCATCGCGTGCCCGCAAAAAGGAAATTTCTTTTCCCGTGTTCCGGCTTCGGAATTTGATAAGCCGGTTGGGAAGGAAGACTGTCTTTACCTTAATGTCTGGAAGCCTCGCAAAGTTCAAGAAAAACTTCCTGTTGTGGTGTGGATTCATGGTGGCTCAAACCTTAAGGGAACGGCTTCAGACCCTATCTATGATGGTGCTTATTTATCTGAAAAAAGCAAAATCGTATTTGTGAGCATGAACTATCGCTTAGGCATGCTTGGCGCTATGGCTTCGCCGTTAATCAATAGCGGCGATAAACTGGATCAATCCGGAAATTACGTCACCTTGGATTTAATCCAAGTGTTGAGCTGGGTGAAAGATAATATTCAGGCCTTTGGTGGCGATTCTAACAATGTCACGATCATGGGACAATCTGCGGGTTGTATGAATGTATGGGGTTTACTGCAAACGCCATTATCGAAAAATTTATTTCATAAAGCTATATGTTCTTCTGGGCTTCCAAATTCTTACCCGCGAAAAATTGCTGAATGCCGCGCCGATGATTTTTTGAAAAATCTTATAGTCAACGCAGGTCTTGCTAATAACAATGATGATGCCCAAGATTTTATAAAATCAAAAAGCGAAAAATATCTGCGAGAGTTTTTATATTCCCGTAGCACCGAAGAAATCATCAAAGCCCAAGACTTTACCATTCCAATTCAACATATTCATGATGGAACTGTCTTTCCCCACGGCCTTGAGGGCGCCGCTTTAGGGGACTTTCAGCAAGTTCCTTTGATCATGGGGTTAACTAGGGATGAAGGCACTTACATGGTGGGAAGTTCTTTCTTAAAACCCACGCAGCAAGAATTGTGGCAATGGATTCAAAAGACACCAAAGGGTCTTGAGATCGATGACCTATTGTCGGTGCATCCGTTGAAATTTAAGGCAATGACTAAGTCAAGCTCCCTAGCTCTAGAAAACACTTTGTTTAAACTTTACCTGGGTGCCAAAGTTTATACTCCTACGTATCGATATACATTTGCTTGGGATGAAACACCTTATCCATGGAATGAAGTCTTCGGAGCAGTCCATGGATTGGATGTTGCATTTTTCTTAGGAAATTTTGACACCCACAACGAAAACTTTCTGCGTTTCGCATGGAGTGATGAAAATAAAAAATCCCGCGAAGAGCTGCGCGATAAAATGATTTCCCATTTCACTAGCTTCTTTTGGACTGATGATCCGCAATGGAAGGGATCCATTAAGTTTGAATAA
- a CDS encoding class I SAM-dependent methyltransferase, whose protein sequence is MTVANRLNLGCGRFPLEGWINLDLKKGRGIDLEFDLDRCVEMPLPFENSSISEFKMEHVLEHIKDTLPLMQELHRVATPEASLTIRLPYGTSDDAWEDPTHVRPYYLGSFGYFSQPYYWRADYGYLGDWRTEKITLFISQAEHGQLTQAELFHRIRHYRNVVREMHVELRAVKPIRPPEKELQTQATVEVHWI, encoded by the coding sequence ATGACAGTGGCCAATAGACTGAACCTAGGATGTGGCAGATTCCCTTTAGAAGGTTGGATCAATTTAGATCTAAAAAAGGGGAGGGGAATTGATCTTGAGTTTGATTTAGACCGTTGTGTGGAAATGCCTTTACCGTTTGAAAATTCCTCGATCAGCGAATTTAAAATGGAACACGTGCTTGAGCATATCAAAGACACTTTGCCGCTGATGCAAGAGCTTCACCGCGTGGCGACCCCAGAGGCATCACTCACAATTCGCCTTCCTTATGGAACAAGTGATGACGCGTGGGAGGATCCAACCCACGTGCGCCCTTATTATCTTGGCAGCTTCGGTTATTTTTCTCAGCCCTATTATTGGCGCGCTGATTATGGTTACCTTGGTGATTGGCGCACAGAAAAAATCACGCTTTTTATTTCTCAGGCAGAGCATGGGCAATTGACTCAAGCCGAACTTTTTCATCGCATCAGACACTACAGAAATGTTGTCAGAGAAATGCATGTTGAGCTTCGCGCCGTAAAACCGATTCGTCCCCCTGAAAAGGAATTGCAGACTCAAGCAACAGTTGAAGTCCACTGGATATAA
- a CDS encoding S1 family peptidase — MRYLISLLLISFLLTSCAPSPRHSVSDQNPNGIIGGSIVAENDEIALHTVKLGITILADGVKLKSGSCTAVLIAPRVLLSAAHCFDKDRADAKVNISVIFNRNSEGLDKAIRYKAAHHIIHPKYFPEKKNRQNYDIAVVLLDEDIPSSFRPVPIVSDWYGVIKLGAPVTAAGYGATSKTGSSSPVLKRLDVKIDQANKEAIYTLRSPTNSFYFGDSGGPLFIKQGGRLHLCGIAISNLAVTKDDFHGWDKSLNLFSVQDFYKPYLVNGANL; from the coding sequence TTGAGATATTTAATAAGTCTGCTTTTAATTTCTTTTCTTCTAACATCGTGTGCGCCGTCGCCAAGGCATTCAGTCTCAGATCAAAATCCGAATGGAATCATAGGTGGATCTATCGTTGCTGAAAACGATGAAATTGCCCTTCATACAGTAAAACTAGGCATAACTATTCTAGCGGATGGAGTAAAATTAAAATCGGGAAGCTGTACAGCAGTTCTTATTGCCCCGAGAGTTTTGCTATCAGCGGCCCATTGTTTTGATAAGGACCGAGCAGATGCGAAAGTAAATATATCCGTCATCTTTAATCGTAATAGTGAAGGCTTAGATAAAGCTATTAGGTATAAAGCGGCTCATCACATTATTCATCCCAAGTACTTTCCAGAAAAAAAGAATAGGCAAAACTATGATATTGCCGTTGTTTTACTTGATGAAGACATTCCGTCTTCATTTAGACCTGTGCCGATCGTTAGCGACTGGTATGGAGTTATAAAATTGGGTGCGCCAGTGACCGCTGCTGGTTATGGTGCGACTTCTAAAACTGGTTCCTCTTCACCAGTTTTAAAAAGACTAGATGTCAAAATAGATCAGGCCAACAAAGAAGCCATTTATACCCTAAGAAGCCCAACTAATAGTTTCTATTTTGGGGATTCAGGGGGACCGTTGTTTATTAAGCAGGGCGGCCGTTTGCATTTGTGTGGAATTGCCATTTCAAATTTAGCGGTAACTAAGGATGATTTTCACGGTTGGGATAAATCGTTAAACCTGTTTTCAGTTCAAGATTTTTATAAACCCTATTTGGTTAATGGAGCCAACCTATGA
- a CDS encoding RluA family pseudouridine synthase: MKKIPKKYQPKGFEILHEDLDVIVGNKAPGILTVAAKWERENTVHGVLNQYIRKGNPRSTKSVFVVHRLDQATSGVLIFAKTEEVQQFLKNNWKDTKKTYYAIVHGKMEKKSGRIQSYLTEDEDYVVHSSKTSEEGKLAITEYEVLKETDKFSLVKVNLVTGKKNQIRVHFAGEGHPLVGDSKYGKPNASFKDLRLHSAELEFTHPHSKKRMNIKAPVPAYFRSLIDFEY, from the coding sequence ATGAAGAAGATTCCTAAAAAATATCAGCCCAAAGGTTTTGAAATCCTGCATGAGGATTTAGACGTTATTGTCGGCAATAAAGCGCCGGGGATTCTTACTGTTGCTGCCAAATGGGAGCGTGAAAACACTGTTCACGGCGTTTTGAATCAATACATTCGTAAGGGAAATCCCCGCTCAACTAAATCCGTATTCGTGGTTCATCGCCTGGATCAAGCAACTTCCGGGGTTTTGATTTTTGCAAAAACTGAAGAGGTGCAACAGTTTTTGAAAAATAACTGGAAAGACACCAAAAAAACCTACTACGCCATCGTGCACGGAAAGATGGAAAAGAAATCCGGCAGAATTCAAAGTTATCTGACTGAAGACGAAGATTACGTCGTTCATTCAAGCAAAACTTCGGAAGAAGGTAAACTTGCGATCACTGAGTATGAAGTTTTAAAAGAGACTGACAAATTTAGCTTAGTTAAAGTCAATTTGGTGACTGGCAAGAAAAACCAAATCCGTGTGCATTTTGCAGGCGAAGGCCATCCGCTTGTTGGTGACAGCAAATATGGAAAACCAAATGCGAGCTTTAAAGATTTAAGGCTGCATTCTGCAGAACTCGAATTCACTCACCCGCATTCGAAAAAGCGCATGAACATCAAAGCCCCGGTGCCAGCGTACTTCCGAAGCTTGATAGATTTTGAATATTAG
- a CDS encoding autotransporter outer membrane beta-barrel domain-containing protein, with protein sequence MTLRYSILMFGLLMATIAYAEGPKSVHISGRILDNSSDLPLAAANVDFKVQILSSDNCLLYEEQHLGKDLSTSEGVFSISVGTGTAAVNVYAAAGQEQSRENLLKVFSNSSATVNALQSAHQGSESTVCSGSYTPAAGDIRKVKIIFDTGTGGARAILPYYQVGTVPYAMVAQEAAKAKDADKLGGVAAANYAKLTDLATEVPNNEDDPTVQTFAKNALPTCAAGEVLKSNGTSFSCVTDTGGAVAVATTTSTGIVQIGSGLSVTVAGLLSVASLPISQTTGLQTALDDRLQMSSLLQCTTSQVLIWQSASDTFVCSNISVTASQMSDFNTAVDARISSADTAAPKLPLAGGTMTGDLNMGSEDILASGHITMSSGKTLLLGNLTQVQEDALVLAAGHKGLSWYNSDMKAVRFYDGTAKQTVAASTSACADGQILKWNNTAKTWDCSADSTGAAPSDASYATKGILRFDTSAAVSGITIASGVANVNTGTGANQIVKLGADSKLPAVDGSALTSLNASNLSSGTVSATLLPTATVAKGGTGLTSGTSGGIPYFDSGTTMASSAALAANGVVLGGGAGAAPVSTAAGTASQVLRVPAGGGAPAFGSLDISLAATVGTSVLAIANGGTGATTAANARTALGLGTAAVATTGSSSGNVPTLGVTGMTANKMCTSDGTGTGIVCSTNIPATNSLVGSLTMLGATNCQWQLAPASFTSYTTADADCAAATVTGLASAPTEGKIPAIRFASLPAGDYEVSVFMYSMYPVDGGVYCRWRLWDGTNHSGTHGAYEDEVVHLRGFFSYASDQTNKTFYIQTITDTATKNCRADISIPSDDKLQIWVKRL encoded by the coding sequence ATGACGTTGAGATATAGCATACTTATGTTCGGTTTACTGATGGCCACCATCGCTTATGCGGAAGGTCCCAAGTCAGTTCATATTTCTGGAAGAATTTTAGATAACTCTAGCGACCTACCATTAGCAGCAGCAAACGTAGACTTCAAAGTTCAAATCCTTAGCTCTGACAACTGTTTATTGTATGAAGAACAACATTTAGGAAAAGACCTTTCAACGTCAGAGGGTGTTTTTTCTATTTCAGTCGGCACTGGTACAGCAGCAGTGAACGTTTATGCGGCTGCAGGGCAAGAACAATCCCGCGAAAACTTGCTTAAGGTATTTTCTAATTCTTCAGCAACAGTAAATGCTTTACAGTCAGCTCACCAAGGTTCTGAATCAACCGTGTGCTCTGGAAGTTATACTCCGGCGGCTGGCGATATTCGCAAAGTAAAAATAATCTTTGATACGGGAACAGGTGGAGCCCGAGCAATTTTACCTTACTATCAAGTCGGCACGGTGCCGTATGCGATGGTGGCGCAAGAAGCAGCCAAAGCAAAAGACGCCGATAAACTTGGTGGTGTCGCAGCTGCGAACTATGCAAAACTAACTGATCTTGCAACTGAAGTTCCAAATAATGAAGATGATCCCACAGTTCAAACCTTCGCTAAAAATGCCTTACCAACCTGTGCTGCCGGAGAAGTCTTAAAATCCAATGGCACAAGTTTTTCTTGTGTGACGGACACGGGTGGAGCTGTGGCAGTTGCGACAACGACTTCAACAGGTATTGTGCAAATTGGTTCCGGTCTATCAGTCACGGTAGCAGGCTTATTGAGTGTAGCTTCTTTACCAATTTCGCAAACAACAGGCTTACAAACCGCTTTAGATGATCGACTGCAAATGAGCAGTTTGCTTCAATGTACAACAAGCCAAGTATTAATCTGGCAATCGGCGAGTGACACTTTCGTTTGTTCTAATATCAGTGTGACCGCAAGCCAGATGTCTGATTTCAACACAGCAGTGGATGCTCGTATCAGTTCTGCTGATACAGCGGCGCCAAAACTTCCGCTTGCTGGCGGCACGATGACTGGTGATTTGAATATGGGAAGCGAAGATATCCTAGCTTCAGGCCATATCACCATGAGTTCAGGCAAAACTTTATTGCTAGGAAATTTAACTCAAGTTCAAGAAGATGCCCTTGTGCTTGCTGCGGGTCACAAAGGTTTAAGCTGGTATAACTCTGATATGAAAGCCGTGCGTTTTTACGATGGCACTGCAAAACAAACAGTGGCTGCAAGTACTTCGGCATGCGCTGATGGACAAATTTTAAAATGGAATAACACGGCTAAAACTTGGGACTGTTCAGCAGACTCGACGGGTGCAGCACCTAGCGATGCAAGTTATGCGACAAAAGGTATTTTAAGATTTGATACCAGTGCTGCTGTGTCTGGAATCACGATTGCTTCTGGTGTAGCAAATGTAAATACCGGAACGGGTGCGAATCAGATCGTGAAGCTGGGTGCGGATTCAAAACTTCCGGCCGTCGATGGTTCCGCGTTAACAAGTTTAAATGCAAGTAACCTCTCTTCCGGTACTGTTTCAGCCACATTACTTCCAACAGCAACGGTTGCTAAAGGTGGCACTGGGTTAACTTCAGGCACAAGCGGTGGTATTCCTTATTTTGATTCTGGAACAACCATGGCGTCTTCAGCAGCACTGGCAGCAAACGGAGTGGTGCTAGGCGGGGGCGCGGGTGCCGCACCAGTAAGTACGGCTGCAGGCACAGCAAGCCAGGTATTGCGCGTTCCTGCTGGTGGTGGTGCGCCGGCGTTCGGGTCCTTAGACATTTCATTAGCTGCTACTGTTGGAACTTCTGTTTTAGCGATAGCCAACGGTGGAACAGGGGCAACAACGGCTGCTAATGCTCGCACGGCTTTAGGATTAGGAACAGCCGCAGTAGCAACGACCGGTAGTTCTTCTGGCAACGTTCCCACCTTGGGCGTTACCGGTATGACGGCAAATAAAATGTGTACTTCGGATGGAACTGGAACGGGGATTGTCTGCAGCACCAATATCCCTGCAACAAATTCCTTAGTGGGTTCACTCACAATGTTAGGAGCAACGAACTGTCAGTGGCAGCTTGCACCTGCAAGTTTCACTTCCTATACGACCGCCGATGCAGATTGCGCAGCAGCGACTGTGACTGGTTTAGCGTCAGCACCTACAGAGGGAAAAATTCCCGCCATTCGCTTTGCAAGCTTGCCTGCTGGCGATTACGAAGTATCAGTCTTTATGTACTCAATGTATCCCGTCGATGGCGGCGTTTATTGCAGATGGCGCCTTTGGGATGGTACAAATCATTCCGGTACTCACGGAGCTTATGAAGATGAAGTGGTTCACTTAAGAGGCTTTTTCTCTTACGCTTCTGATCAGACGAATAAAACTTTCTATATTCAAACTATTACGGATACAGCCACTAAGAATTGTAGAGCTGATATCTCAATTCCTAGCGACGACAAATTGCAGATCTGGGTCAAACGCCTTTAG
- a CDS encoding DUF1622 domain-containing protein produces MWGVLVIVIGGLIATVNYVREHFAKNPHAYENLRSSLGKAILLGLEFLVAGDIIGTVAVEPTFISLGVLALIVIIRTFLSFSLEVEIEGRWPWSRKAD; encoded by the coding sequence GTGTGGGGAGTATTAGTCATTGTCATTGGCGGCCTTATCGCCACTGTGAATTATGTTCGCGAACACTTTGCAAAGAACCCACACGCCTACGAAAATTTACGAAGCTCTTTAGGTAAAGCGATTTTGCTGGGATTAGAATTCCTCGTGGCAGGGGATATCATCGGTACCGTCGCCGTAGAGCCCACCTTTATATCGCTGGGTGTGCTCGCGCTTATTGTTATCATCAGAACGTTCTTAAGCTTCTCTTTAGAAGTGGAAATCGAAGGCCGCTGGCCGTGGTCACGAAAAGCCGATTAG
- a CDS encoding SpoIIAA family protein: MVELLKDFPPYVVAYKATGKVFQDEYERVVMARVDEVAAQYDAINFLVRLETEMENYSVAALIDYLKISFKHIHRWNRMAIVSDEKKVRLFYDALSPLVPGKIIGYELKDYDKAKAWVSEPFLRDENWLR; the protein is encoded by the coding sequence ATGGTTGAATTACTAAAAGACTTCCCGCCTTACGTTGTTGCCTATAAAGCCACTGGAAAAGTCTTTCAAGATGAATACGAGCGAGTTGTCATGGCCAGGGTCGATGAAGTCGCTGCTCAATATGATGCCATCAATTTTTTAGTACGGCTTGAAACTGAAATGGAAAACTATAGCGTGGCGGCGCTGATTGATTATTTGAAAATCAGTTTTAAACATATTCATCGTTGGAATCGGATGGCGATTGTTTCAGATGAAAAGAAGGTTCGTTTATTTTACGACGCCTTAAGCCCTTTAGTTCCAGGTAAGATCATTGGCTATGAATTAAAGGATTATGACAAAGCCAAGGCTTGGGTGTCGGAACCTTTCTTGCGAGATGAAAACTGGCTAAGATAA
- a CDS encoding TfoX/Sxy family DNA transformation protein: protein MAKEPGELKWIEDLLPEHRYRRKSMFGGFAYYFDEKMMLLIFESKDKRWNGLMFPVEHDLQSPILKKFPELTPHMILPKWLYLPISTEGFDEVATEVIREALRPNSVWGSIPKPKNKKGKSKKQDEVSEKIDTRRPRMFSDEPVEDVLKKAKKISDLKNLGEVSEKQFAQVGITTAAQFIKLGWKKTIQKLAAHDPKHRHSLYAYALIGALTNTEFSRISDEEKAEARAFVKSLPREKKSPAKKKKVSKKSTKK from the coding sequence ATGGCAAAAGAACCTGGCGAACTGAAATGGATTGAAGATTTGCTTCCCGAGCATCGTTACCGCCGAAAATCCATGTTCGGCGGGTTTGCCTATTACTTTGATGAAAAAATGATGCTTTTGATTTTTGAATCAAAAGACAAACGGTGGAATGGTCTTATGTTTCCAGTGGAGCATGATCTTCAATCGCCGATTCTTAAGAAATTTCCTGAATTAACTCCGCACATGATTTTGCCTAAGTGGCTTTATCTTCCGATTTCCACCGAAGGTTTTGATGAAGTGGCAACTGAAGTTATTCGCGAAGCTTTGCGACCAAATAGCGTTTGGGGAAGTATTCCTAAGCCAAAAAATAAAAAAGGCAAAAGTAAAAAACAAGACGAAGTTTCAGAGAAAATTGATACTCGCCGTCCGCGCATGTTTTCTGATGAACCCGTTGAAGATGTTTTAAAGAAAGCCAAAAAAATTTCTGATTTAAAAAATCTCGGTGAGGTTTCAGAAAAACAGTTCGCGCAGGTTGGTATCACCACTGCTGCTCAATTCATCAAGCTTGGCTGGAAAAAGACGATTCAGAAGCTTGCGGCCCATGATCCAAAGCACCGCCACTCCCTTTATGCCTATGCCCTGATCGGGGCCTTAACTAATACGGAGTTCTCACGAATTTCTGATGAGGAAAAGGCAGAAGCCCGGGCCTTCGTAAAATCGTTGCCTAGGGAAAAAAAGAGCCCTGCCAAAAAGAAAAAAGTGTCTAAAAAATCGACTAAGAAATGA